The following proteins come from a genomic window of Populus alba chromosome 12, ASM523922v2, whole genome shotgun sequence:
- the LOC118044891 gene encoding ACT domain-containing protein ACR4 isoform X2, whose amino-acid sequence MDDRDDDDDAYAKLVRRMNSPRVVIENDACEHATVIQVDTVYRQGTLLEVVQVLTDLNLVITKAYMSSDGGWFMNVFHVTDDGGNKIRDEGILNCIEKALETDAYMVKSMGKMLLSKEHTLIELTGTDRPGLLSEVCAVLTDLSCNVVNAEVWTHNARAAAVIHITDQSTGTAIEDPRQLSLIKELLYNVLKGLGDYRTPTVSISSPGEIHIGRRLHQMMFAARDFERPVSVDDIRVRPYVTVSDCPDRNYTVVTARSVDRPKLLFDTVCTLTDMQYLVFHGTVNITDSDEAYQEYYIRHSDGLPMSSEAERQRVMECIQAAIERRASEAARPLAGTAT is encoded by the exons ATGGATGACcgtgatgatgatgacgatgcaTATGCAAAGCTTGTAAGGAGAATGAACTCTCCAAG AGTTGTGATTGAAAATGATGCTTGTGAGCATGCCACAGTCATTCAG gTGGATACTGTCTACAGGCAAGGTACTCTACTTGAAGTTGTTCAAGTTCTCACAGACCTAAACCTTGTAATAACAAAAGCATACATGTCTTCTGATGGAGGGTGGTTCATGAATG TGTTTCATGTGACTGATGATGGTGGAAACAAAATTAGAGATGAAGGCATCCTCAATTGCATAGAGAAG GCTCTTGAGACTGATGCATATATGGTTAAATCAATGGGGAAGATGCTTCTTTCTAAAGAGCATACTTTAATTGAACTGACCGGCACTGACCGGCCTGGTTTGCTGTCAGAAGTATGTGCAGTGCTGACTGACCTGAGTTGCAATGTCGTCAATGCGGAGGTTTGGACACACAATGCTAGAGCAGCAGCAGTCATACACATTACAGACCAGTCAACTGGAACTGCAATTGAAGACCCAAGACAGCTTTCTCTGATAAAGGAACTTCTTTATAATGTCCTAAAGGGTCTAGGCGATTATAGGACACCAACAGTGTCCATTTCTTCTCCTGGGGAAATACATATAGGGAGAAGGTTACACCAGATGATGTTTGCTGCCAGGGATTTTGAAAGGCCTGTCAGTGTGGATGACATTAGGGTGAGGCCATACGTAACAGTATCTGACTGTCCCGATAGAAACTACACTGTTGTTACAGCGAGGTCCGTCGACCGGCCAAAGCTATTGTTCGACACCGTGTGCACTCTAACTGACATGCAATATCTGGTGTTCCACGGCACAGTCAATATTACTGACAGCGACGAAGCTTATCAG GAATACTATATCAGGCATTCCGATGGACTCCCTATGAGCTCAGAAGCTGAGCGACAACGTGTCATGGAGTGTATTCAGGCAGCCATTGAAAGGCGAGCATCAGAG GCTGCTCGCCCTCTTGCAGGGACTGCAACTTGA
- the LOC118044891 gene encoding ACT domain-containing protein ACR4 isoform X1 has protein sequence MDDRDDDDDAYAKLVRRMNSPRVVIENDACEHATVIQVDTVYRQGTLLEVVQVLTDLNLVITKAYMSSDGGWFMNVFHVTDDGGNKIRDEGILNCIEKALETDAYMVKSMGKMLLSKEHTLIELTGTDRPGLLSEVCAVLTDLSCNVVNAEVWTHNARAAAVIHITDQSTGTAIEDPRQLSLIKELLYNVLKGLGDYRTPTVSISSPGEIHIGRRLHQMMFAARDFERPVSVDDIRVRPYVTVSDCPDRNYTVVTARSVDRPKLLFDTVCTLTDMQYLVFHGTVNITDSDEAYQEYYIRHSDGLPMSSEAERQRVMECIQAAIERRASEGLQLELFTDDHFGLLSDITRILRENGLCPKRAKLSTKNGKARHNFIVTDVSGNPVEPKTIYLIRQQMGQTVIQVKGNLSMSPKFPQETPRSFLFGSFFKCPSFQNSRLIKSLS, from the exons ATGGATGACcgtgatgatgatgacgatgcaTATGCAAAGCTTGTAAGGAGAATGAACTCTCCAAG AGTTGTGATTGAAAATGATGCTTGTGAGCATGCCACAGTCATTCAG gTGGATACTGTCTACAGGCAAGGTACTCTACTTGAAGTTGTTCAAGTTCTCACAGACCTAAACCTTGTAATAACAAAAGCATACATGTCTTCTGATGGAGGGTGGTTCATGAATG TGTTTCATGTGACTGATGATGGTGGAAACAAAATTAGAGATGAAGGCATCCTCAATTGCATAGAGAAG GCTCTTGAGACTGATGCATATATGGTTAAATCAATGGGGAAGATGCTTCTTTCTAAAGAGCATACTTTAATTGAACTGACCGGCACTGACCGGCCTGGTTTGCTGTCAGAAGTATGTGCAGTGCTGACTGACCTGAGTTGCAATGTCGTCAATGCGGAGGTTTGGACACACAATGCTAGAGCAGCAGCAGTCATACACATTACAGACCAGTCAACTGGAACTGCAATTGAAGACCCAAGACAGCTTTCTCTGATAAAGGAACTTCTTTATAATGTCCTAAAGGGTCTAGGCGATTATAGGACACCAACAGTGTCCATTTCTTCTCCTGGGGAAATACATATAGGGAGAAGGTTACACCAGATGATGTTTGCTGCCAGGGATTTTGAAAGGCCTGTCAGTGTGGATGACATTAGGGTGAGGCCATACGTAACAGTATCTGACTGTCCCGATAGAAACTACACTGTTGTTACAGCGAGGTCCGTCGACCGGCCAAAGCTATTGTTCGACACCGTGTGCACTCTAACTGACATGCAATATCTGGTGTTCCACGGCACAGTCAATATTACTGACAGCGACGAAGCTTATCAG GAATACTATATCAGGCATTCCGATGGACTCCCTATGAGCTCAGAAGCTGAGCGACAACGTGTCATGGAGTGTATTCAGGCAGCCATTGAAAGGCGAGCATCAGAG GGACTGCAACTTGAGCTGTTCACAGATGATCATTTTGGACTTCTCTCAGATATTACAAGGATACTTCGTGAGAACGGTTTATGCCCCAAAAGGGCAAAACTTTCGACAAAGAACGGGAAAGCAAGACATAATTTTATAGTCACAGATGTGTCTGGCAACCCTGTTGAGCCTAAAACTATCTATTTGATCAGGCAGCAAATGGGACAAACCGTGATACAGGTGAAAGGGAATTTAAGTATGTCTCCGAAATTTCCCCAGGAGACACCAAGAAGTTTCCTTTTTGGGAGCTTTTTCAAATGCCCTAGTTTCCAAAATTCTAGACTCATCAAATCCCTTTCATGA